In candidate division Zixibacteria bacterium HGW-Zixibacteria-1, the following are encoded in one genomic region:
- a CDS encoding GTP cyclohydrolase I FolE2, which yields MKDMQSSPDNRNIHIDKVGIKNLKLPIVVKDQHRMKQATVADVNFYVDLPHQFKGTHMSRFVEILNEHKDELDISSLESILRKTQKKLHAYKAHLELTFPYFIKKKAPVTGAEGILDYECTISAATNGGEKMDITNTIRVPVTTLCPCSKEISKYGAHNQRSIVTLSVRTNVFIWLEELIELIEKEASCEIYSLLKRPDEKYVTEKMYENPRFVEDIVRGVTERLTGDGRIDWFTIESDNIESIHNHNAYAFIERNLKAEREETDRTSRVREMKKVSIEN from the coding sequence ATGAAAGATATGCAAAGTTCACCTGATAATAGAAATATTCATATCGATAAGGTTGGTATAAAGAACCTTAAACTGCCGATTGTCGTCAAGGATCAACATCGCATGAAGCAGGCGACCGTGGCCGATGTCAATTTTTATGTCGATTTGCCGCATCAGTTCAAAGGAACGCACATGAGCCGTTTTGTCGAGATTCTCAACGAACACAAAGACGAACTCGATATATCAAGCCTGGAAAGCATCCTCAGGAAGACCCAGAAGAAGCTGCATGCCTACAAGGCGCATCTGGAACTGACCTTCCCCTATTTTATCAAGAAAAAGGCTCCCGTAACCGGCGCCGAGGGAATTCTGGACTATGAGTGCACCATCTCGGCGGCCACCAACGGCGGCGAAAAGATGGATATTACCAATACCATCCGGGTTCCGGTGACCACGCTTTGCCCATGCTCCAAAGAAATCTCGAAGTACGGGGCGCATAATCAGCGTTCGATTGTCACATTATCGGTCCGCACCAATGTATTCATCTGGCTGGAGGAGTTGATCGAATTAATCGAGAAGGAAGCCTCATGCGAGATTTATTCGCTGCTCAAACGTCCCGATGAAAAGTATGTGACTGAAAAAATGTATGAGAATCCTCGTTTTGTAGAGGATATCGTTCGGGGCGTGACGGAAAGACTTACGGGTGACGGTCGTATCGACTGGTTCACGATCGAGTCTGACAATATTGAGTCGATTCACAATCATAATGCTTATGCCTTCATCGAACGTAACCTGAAAGCCGAGCGTGAGGAAACCGACCGGACCTCCCGTGTCCGGGAAATGAAAAAAGTCTCAATAGAAAATTAG
- a CDS encoding 6-pyruvoyl tetrahydrobiopterin synthase, whose product MTFCAGHRLYNPNFSDENNLQIFGACSNPNGHGHNYVLEVTVTGSINSETGMIINLKEMKNIIETKIISRVDHKNLNLDVDFMSGIIPTTENFAQKIWEILDKAFGNNLLDRIVIWESENNKIEISR is encoded by the coding sequence ATGACCTTCTGTGCCGGGCACAGGCTGTATAATCCGAATTTCAGTGATGAAAATAATTTGCAGATTTTCGGCGCCTGCTCCAACCCCAACGGGCACGGTCATAATTATGTGCTGGAAGTAACCGTCACAGGCAGCATCAATTCCGAAACCGGGATGATTATCAACCTCAAGGAAATGAAAAACATCATCGAGACAAAGATCATTTCCAGAGTAGATCATAAAAATCTCAATCTCGATGTGGATTTCATGAGCGGTATTATACCGACAACCGAGAATTTCGCGCAAAAGATATGGGAAATTCTGGATAAGGCCTTCGGGAACAACCTTCTCGATAGGATTGTTATTTGGGAATCGGAGAATAACAAAATAGAAATCAGCCGCTGA
- a CDS encoding ligand-binding protein SH3, giving the protein MGIIWRAVILSILPIAELRGGIPYAVANDMSIGYAFILCVLANILVIPITYIFLETAHKALYGIKIYQTVFDKYIDRTRRKGEKNFSKYGYWGIMLFVAIPLPVTGAYTGTAAAWILKLEKRKSFWYLALGVVIAGVIVSIATMTGLGLMKIFIK; this is encoded by the coding sequence ATGGGAATTATCTGGCGCGCCGTCATTCTTTCGATTCTGCCGATTGCAGAACTCCGCGGCGGTATTCCTTATGCCGTCGCCAATGACATGAGTATCGGTTACGCTTTTATCCTGTGCGTTCTGGCCAATATACTGGTCATTCCAATCACATATATTTTTCTGGAAACCGCCCACAAGGCTCTTTACGGAATCAAAATCTATCAAACAGTTTTCGACAAATATATCGACCGAACCCGAAGAAAGGGCGAAAAAAACTTCAGCAAGTACGGCTACTGGGGAATTATGCTTTTTGTCGCCATCCCGCTCCCGGTCACCGGGGCATATACCGGAACGGCCGCGGCGTGGATTCTAAAGCTGGAAAAGCGAAAATCATTCTGGTATCTGGCCCTGGGCGTGGTCATCGCCGGCGTTATTGTCAGTATTGCCACCATGACCGGCCTCGGTCTCATGAAAATATTTATTAAGTAA
- a CDS encoding response regulator: MKENNSRTPDSKGNILIVDDEDVVIDVAELVLRRAGYHVVTARGGPEAVGLMQAHTRACDKFDAVILDLLLSGEPAGQELIETFLGIDPDSRIIISSGNPFDHMILHYSEYGISGILNKPYRAGDLIAAIEKVIADNVAAD; the protein is encoded by the coding sequence ATGAAAGAAAATAATTCTCGCACACCGGATAGCAAAGGTAATATTCTTATTGTTGATGACGAGGATGTTGTGATCGATGTCGCCGAGTTGGTCCTGCGGCGGGCGGGATATCATGTAGTCACTGCCCGCGGCGGTCCTGAGGCAGTCGGCCTGATGCAGGCTCACACTCGGGCCTGTGACAAATTTGACGCAGTTATACTGGATCTATTACTTTCCGGTGAACCGGCCGGACAAGAACTTATCGAAACATTTTTGGGAATTGATCCCGATTCGCGGATTATTATCTCGAGCGGCAATCCCTTTGACCACATGATTCTGCATTATTCCGAGTATGGCATATCGGGAATATTAAACAAGCCCTATCGGGCGGGAGACTTGATCGCCGCCATAGAAAAAGTCATTGCGGACAATGTTGCCGCTGATTAA
- a CDS encoding 4a-hydroxytetrahydrobiopterin dehydratase, which translates to MTDFLRGKKCVPCEGGIQPLGGDEIKNLMPQVSDWRVNAIVKGGKTVETLQKRFQFKNFREAMAFLRQVEEVAEAEGHHPNFCVHYNKVDFTVWTHAISGLHENDFILASKIDDLIKGS; encoded by the coding sequence ATGACTGATTTCCTGCGAGGCAAAAAGTGTGTTCCCTGTGAGGGCGGAATACAGCCGCTGGGCGGCGATGAAATCAAGAATCTGATGCCGCAGGTATCGGACTGGCGTGTCAATGCAATTGTGAAGGGCGGCAAAACGGTTGAAACGCTGCAGAAGCGATTTCAATTTAAAAATTTCCGGGAAGCCATGGCTTTTTTAAGACAGGTCGAGGAGGTTGCCGAGGCGGAAGGGCATCACCCCAATTTCTGCGTTCATTATAACAAAGTCGATTTCACCGTCTGGACACATGCCATATCCGGCCTGCATGAAAATGATTTCATACTGGCCTCAAAAATCGACGATCTGATCAAAGGTAGCTGA